From a region of the Lactuca sativa cultivar Salinas chromosome 4, Lsat_Salinas_v11, whole genome shotgun sequence genome:
- the LOC111890701 gene encoding probable LRR receptor-like serine/threonine-protein kinase At3g47570, with translation MNSISRLSLIHIIIFFVFSSYVIPNPYVASVNLSIDTDKQALISIKSQTSTQPPDALATWDPNSSPCNWTRVSCGEGGRRVVALDLSGLQIPGPLSPHIGNLSNLTSLQLQNNRFVGKIPETFTNLFRLRILNISTNNIEGNIPANISQCIQLRVIDFMQNQLSGSIPEDLTRLVNLQTLNLAKNHLSGSIPPSIANLSSLSTLNLGTNTLSGPIPSDLSRIPNLKNLDLTINNLTGTVPPSIYNMSSLESIALASNDLWGDIPYNVGETLPKLLVFNFCINRFTGTIPGSLHNLTNIRIIRMAHNKLHGTVPPGLGNLPELEMYNIGYNNIVSEQGQGLGFLNSFVNSTKLDFLAIDGNHFDGVIPESIGNLSKTLRILYMGSNRISGRIPPSIGQLKGLGLINISYNSISGEIPSEIGQLENLQVLVLGKNRLSSNIPNSLGNLRNLSEIDFSSNELEGRLPISFRNFEKLISMDLSMNKFNGSIPGEVLDLPSLTTILNLSSNSLTGSLPRQIQSLGRVVTIDLSNNNLSGNIPESIQNCKSLEQLILSKNSLSGNIPNSLGEIKGLETLDLSSNQLSGSIPVELQNLMALRFLNLSFNNLEGKVPSNGVFSNLTSVHLEGNQKLCYDSKCTKGDSDTHKAVVISVVVISSLVAILILSIALFFYFRRNNVMIMDSSDSFKGQHKMVTYEQLRSATGNFNEDNLIGRGSFGSVYKGCLNLEGRAMEIAVKVLDMETTGSLPSFLAECAALRHLRHRNLLKLITSCSSLDHKNMDFLALVYEFVKNRSLEYWIRNKMGFLERLKVAIDVASGLSYLHHECVVAPVVHCDLKPSNVLLDEDLTAKIGDFGLASMLVDKDKSFSSSHVLKGSMGYIPPEYGMGAKPSTKGDVYSYGIMLMEIFTGKSPTDESFVGGLSLKTWVQSAFPADLDQVLDPEMLHQKDELCSDGRTRSLKIQLDCLKTVIEVAVSCTNNSPDRRITIIEALRRLKCVQDLFHKHGS, from the exons ATGAATTCAATAAGCCGCCTTTCCTTGATCCATATTATCATCTTCTTTGTTTTCTCTTCTTATGTCATACCAAATCCATATGTAGCTTCTGTAAATTTAAGTATCGACACAGATAAACAAGCCTTGATCTCCATCAAATCTCAAACAAGCACCCAACCCCCAGATGCTTTAGCTACGTGGGATCCAAACTCCTCCCCATGCAACTGGACACGAGTGTCATGTGGTGAAGGTGGCCGAAGAGTGGTTGCTCTTGACCTCTCCGGTCTTCAGATACCTGGTCCACTTAGCCCCCACATCGGAAACCTATCCAACCTCACATCACTTCAACTCCAAAACAACCGATTTGTTGGAAAAATTCCTGAAACCTTCACCAACCTTTTTCGCCTTCGAATCCTCAACATCAGCACCAACAACATCGAAGGCAACATCCCAGCAAACATAAGCCAATGCATCCAGCTCAGGGTTATCGACTTCATGCAAAACCAACTTTCGGGTTCGATCCCCGAAGACCTCACACGCCTCGTTAATCTTCAAACTCTCAACTTGGCAAAAAACCATCTTTCTGGTTCTATTCCACCCTCCATCGCTAACCTTTCTTCACTCTCCACTTTAAACTTGGGAACCAATACACTTAGTGGCCCAATTCCTAGCGACTTGTCTCGTATTCCGAATCTAAAGAATCTTGATCTCACCATCAATAATCTCACAGGCACAGTTCCTCCATCCATTTACAACATGTCTTCGCTTGAGTCTATAGCTTTGGCTTCTAACGATTTGTGGGGTGACATACCTTACAACGTCGGGGAAACACTCCCAAAGCTTTTGGTTTTCAACTTTTGCATCAACAGATTCACAGGCACTATTCCGGGTTCGTTGCACAACCTCACGAACATAAGAATCATCCGAATGGCGCATAACAAGTTGCATGGGACTGTGCCACCGGGATTAGGGAACCTCCCTGAGCTAGAAATGTATAATATCGGGTACAATAATATCGTTAGTGAACAAGGTCAGGGTCTTGGTTTCTTGAATTCTTTTGTAAACAGTACAAAGCTTGATTTCCTAGCTATTGATGGAAACCATTTTGATGGTGTTATTCCGGAGTCCATAGGCAATCtttccaaaacacttagaatcttGTACATGGGTTCGAACAGGATATCAGGTAGAATCCCACCTTCGATTGGGCAACTAAAAGGCTTAGGTTTGATAAACATAAGCTACAACTCGATATCTGGTGAAATCCCGTCGGAGATAGGCCAATTGGAGAACTTACAAGTGCTTGTTCTAGGAAAAAATAGATTGTCTTCGAATATCCCAAATTCATTGGGTAATCTTCGGAATTTAAGTGAAATTGATTTTTCAAGTAATGAATTGGAAGGAAGGTTACCTATCAGTTTTAGGAATTTCGAAAAGTTAATTTCCATGGATTTGTCGATGAATAAGTTTAATGGGAGTATTCCAGGTGAAGTTCTTGATCTCCCAAGTTTAACCACCATCCTCAATCTTTCTAGCAACTCATTAACAGGCTCTTTGCCTCGACAAATCCAGAGTCTCGGAAGAGTGGTGACAATTGATCTCTCCAACAATAATTTATCGGGTAACATTCCAGAGTCGATCCAGAATTGTAAGAGCTTGGAGCAGCTGATCCTTTCAAAGAATTCTCTCTCAGGAAATATTCCAAATAGTTTAGGTGAAATAAAAGGTTTGGAAACACTCGACCTCTCTTCCAATCAGCTCTCCGGTTCTATCCCTGTCGAGCTTCAAAACTTGATGGCCCTCCGGTTTCTAAACCTTTCTTTCAACAACTTGGAAGGGAAAGTTCCTAGTAATGGAGTTTTCTCAAATCTCACAAGCGTTCATCTCGAAGGCAATCAAAAGCTATGTTATGATTCCAAATGCACAAAAGGTGATAGTGACACCCACAAAGCAGTTGTGATCTCAGTTGTCGTAATCTCTTCACTAGTAGCTATATTGATTCTATCAATCGCTTTGTTTTTCTACTTCCGTAGAAACAATGTTATGATCATGGACAGTTCTGATTCCTTCAAGGGACAACATAAAATGGTGACATATGAACAGCTACGTTCTGCAACAGGGAACTTCAATGAGGACAACCTGATTGGACGCGGGAGTTTCGGGTCTGTCTACAAAGGGTGTCTCAACCTCGAAGGAAGAGCAATGGAAATCGCTGTGAAGGTTCTTGACATGGAAACCACAGGATCATTGCCTAGCTTCTTAGCTGAATGTGCAGCGCTGCGACATCTCAGGCACCGGAATCTTCTCAAGCTGATTACTTCCTGCTCCAGTTTGGATCACAAGAATATGGATTTTCTTGCGTTGGTCTATGAGTTCGTGAAGAATCGGAGTTTAGAGTACTGGATCCGCAACaaaatgggttttctagagagattaAAGGTGGCAATTGATGTAGCGAGTGGATTGAGTTATCTTCACCATGAATGTGTGGTGGCTCCGGTGGTGCACTGTGATCTAAAGCCAAGCAACGTTCTGCTCGATGAAGATTTGACTGCAAAAATCGGAGATTTCGGGCTTGCTAGCATGTTGGTTGATAAAGATAAATCTTTTAGCTCTTCCCATGTTCTtaaaggatccatgggttacaTACCTCCAG AGTATGGAATGGGAGCAAAACCATCGACCAAAGGAGATGTGTACAGTTACGGTATAATGCTGATGGAGATTTTCACCGGAAAGAGCCCAACAGATGAGAGCTTTGTCGGTGGTTTGAGTTTGAAAACTTGGGTGCAGTCTGCTTTTCCGGCTGATTTGGATCAAGTGTTGGATCCTGAAATGCTTCACCAAAAGGATGAGTTATGCTCGGATGGTCGAACCAGGAGCCTGAAGATACAACTTGACTGCCTCAAAACGGTCATCGAGGTTGCGGTTTCTTGCACCAACAATTCTCCGGATCGACGGATCACCATAATTGAGGCTCTCCGCAGACTCAAATGTGTTCAGGATCTGTTTCACAAGCATGGCAGCTAA